A genome region from Methanobacterium subterraneum includes the following:
- a CDS encoding zinc ribbon domain-containing protein, which yields MENGLEVCSTCNAQIKPGSKFCTECGKPVEDQSHESKGKEIHDNEMAASTLNCPECNAELTAENQFCTECGAKLKGDMEGEGLGSIGEENREPITKCPKCNATIAPGTRFCTECGSNAYEYEPLESVTTVQTGATQTEITSTANSPSKTTTSRDDPLDEIKETGQDLMRDVEKTGKGLMKDLGNFLGKSSGSSSKKIIKPAENEKRFLVCNKCGGYYELQKGESPDDFSQECDCGGHLEYRNQHP from the coding sequence ATGGAAAATGGTTTAGAAGTTTGCAGTACATGTAATGCTCAGATTAAGCCTGGATCAAAATTCTGTACAGAATGTGGTAAACCAGTCGAGGATCAAAGTCATGAATCTAAGGGAAAAGAAATCCATGATAATGAAATGGCTGCATCCACTTTAAACTGTCCAGAGTGTAATGCGGAATTGACAGCAGAGAACCAGTTCTGCACTGAGTGTGGGGCAAAGCTAAAAGGAGATATGGAGGGAGAAGGATTAGGGAGTATAGGGGAGGAGAATAGGGAACCCATTACCAAATGCCCTAAATGTAATGCTACCATTGCACCAGGAACCAGATTCTGCACTGAATGCGGTAGCAATGCCTATGAATATGAACCTCTAGAATCCGTCACCACTGTTCAAACCGGTGCCACCCAAACTGAAATCACAAGTACTGCCAATTCCCCCAGTAAAACCACAACATCCAGGGATGATCCCCTGGATGAGATTAAGGAAACAGGTCAGGATCTAATGAGGGATGTGGAGAAAACTGGAAAGGGCCTTATGAAAGATCTGGGAAATTTTCTGGGTAAATCATCGGGTAGTAGTTCTAAAAAGATTATAAAACCAGCTGAAAATGAAAAACGATTTTTGGTATGTAATAAATGTGGTGGGTACTATGAACTCCAAAAGGGAGAATCTCCTGATGATTTCTCCCAGGAATGTGATTGTGGTGGTCATTTAGAATATAGAAATCAACATCCCTGA
- a CDS encoding 3'-5' exoribonuclease YhaM family protein, translating into MLKKEDDFIEKLNTVRRIKTSFVIASATIKTARNGKDYLEFSLTDKTGEITARMFPNRDAQDIFENINQKSIYLINGNVDEFPRNSQNFSIKVDSFQPLEEDEYHLDDFIRTCQKDPEELIQEIITTIDHMENPYLKKLLQEFFNDPEFAQAFSTAPSAKIYHHNYQGGLLEHTVEVLKICKTACQLFPQLDKELLYTGAILHDVGKLRAYDYDLISIDISNEGKMLDHLFISANMVKEKIDSLDEDMPENLQTQLLHLILSHHGEVRNGWGSPVDPKTPEAVALHHADNLDAKVKGLLQKING; encoded by the coding sequence ATGTTAAAAAAAGAAGATGACTTCATAGAAAAATTAAACACTGTCCGAAGGATTAAAACTTCATTTGTAATTGCCAGTGCAACTATTAAAACAGCTAGAAATGGTAAAGATTACCTTGAATTTAGTTTGACTGATAAAACCGGTGAAATAACTGCTCGCATGTTTCCAAACCGAGATGCTCAGGATATCTTTGAAAACATCAATCAGAAAAGTATCTACCTAATAAATGGTAATGTTGATGAGTTTCCCCGCAATTCCCAGAACTTTAGTATAAAAGTAGATAGTTTCCAGCCACTGGAAGAAGATGAGTACCACCTTGATGACTTCATCAGAACCTGCCAAAAAGACCCTGAGGAACTCATCCAGGAAATCATAACCACTATTGATCATATGGAAAATCCTTACCTAAAAAAACTCCTCCAGGAATTTTTCAATGACCCAGAATTTGCTCAAGCATTTTCCACAGCACCGTCTGCTAAAATATACCATCACAATTACCAGGGAGGATTACTGGAACATACCGTGGAGGTATTAAAGATATGTAAAACCGCCTGCCAATTATTCCCTCAATTGGATAAGGAACTACTTTACACTGGGGCAATACTGCATGATGTGGGTAAATTAAGGGCCTATGATTATGATCTTATAAGTATTGATATTTCCAATGAAGGAAAAATGTTGGATCATCTTTTCATATCTGCAAATATGGTGAAAGAGAAAATCGATTCACTGGATGAAGATATGCCTGAAAATCTTCAAACTCAACTGTTACACTTGATATTAAGTCATCATGGTGAAGTGCGAAATGGTTGGGGATCCCCTGTTGATCCCAAAACTCCAGAAGCTGTGGCCTTGCACCATGCCGATAATTTAGATGCTAAGGTCAAAGGTTTGCTACAGAAAATCAATGGTTAA
- a CDS encoding PsbP-related protein produces the protein MNFDKRFITIITVVFIILLAMVFSIMASGTHFSSKNNEGKEISFNYPNEWSFSERTPGELIQGEKNSTDNSTNRSVVTINKISLNGTSLDQVKNNNIYIKTGKVFNETNRTVDGVKASVIDIEEMAGPERGKLGEVKLVLYSKDNYIYTISFVTGGSLEKLKGDIDHILNSFQTKN, from the coding sequence ATGAATTTTGATAAAAGGTTCATCACAATAATCACAGTAGTTTTTATCATATTATTGGCCATGGTTTTTAGTATAATGGCCTCGGGAACACATTTTAGTAGTAAAAATAATGAGGGAAAAGAAATTTCCTTTAATTACCCCAATGAATGGTCTTTTTCAGAACGTACTCCTGGTGAATTGATTCAGGGTGAGAAAAACAGTACTGACAATTCCACTAACCGTTCGGTGGTTACCATTAACAAGATATCATTAAATGGAACTTCACTGGATCAGGTTAAAAATAATAACATATACATTAAGACTGGGAAGGTATTTAATGAAACCAACCGTACTGTGGATGGTGTTAAGGCCTCGGTAATTGACATTGAAGAAATGGCAGGTCCAGAAAGAGGAAAATTAGGTGAAGTAAAACTGGTACTTTACAGTAAAGACAACTACATCTACACTATATCCTTTGTAACTGGAGGATCGCTGGAAAAACTGAAAGGTGATATTGATCATATATTAAACAGTTTCCAGACCAAAAATTAA
- a CDS encoding HEPN domain-containing protein encodes MVVYLEKIDELYYQGHLKKVEPSPLKSALSLKEARIWLKEAEETYENGFYRSSRVSTYFACLHAVRSVTYRDGVSVENPQFLIDYLERYRAGGNMGRECLDVLTVIFNLHYQDQHHFQSIRNPEELREAIEFGQEFINCIKVLLEKTGKLPRSLIKNSLRGNDFVE; translated from the coding sequence ATGGTGGTTTATTTGGAAAAAATTGATGAATTATACTATCAGGGGCATCTCAAAAAAGTTGAGCCTTCTCCTTTAAAAAGTGCTTTATCCCTTAAAGAAGCAAGAATATGGTTAAAAGAAGCTGAAGAAACTTATGAGAATGGTTTTTACCGTTCTTCTCGTGTTTCAACTTACTTCGCTTGCCTTCACGCTGTGCGTTCTGTTACCTACAGGGATGGTGTTTCAGTTGAGAACCCTCAATTTTTAATCGATTACCTTGAAAGATATCGTGCAGGTGGCAATATGGGAAGGGAATGTCTTGATGTGTTGACTGTTATTTTTAACCTCCACTACCAGGATCAACATCACTTCCAGTCAATACGGAATCCTGAAGAATTACGAGAAGCCATTGAATTTGGCCAAGAATTTATAAATTGTATTAAAGTACTTCTAGAGAAAACAGGGAAGTTGCCCCGTTCTTTAATAAAAAATTCGCTACGAGGAAATGATTTTGTTGAATAA
- a CDS encoding sensor histidine kinase translates to MVSLLFIIWFPLIWPVIKPSQPDSLSMILSISYLFLDLIFLLGVTIVLFSENKKINVLPILLLALGIFLQVLGDMAYAYHVVVPNLEYLYFADLLYSSTSFFVILAIISYLNKINIDIRDYLSIYRKPLLYNDWISYLPLILVLFTYSLLLVTSPDAALIWGVGIIVTLVILRQVISLNEIRKAQITLKRNKEIISQRKAQLDFITSNMLDLISESDEKGVYKYVSPSSKQLLGYSSEDLLGKSMYDFIHPDDSEKVIESLKESQGIAEGMRIQYRYKNADGNYVWLETTGKPVFDEKGFRGFIYSSRDIRDQKKAAEFVKKSLKEKEALLREIHHRVNNNLQIISSLLSLQSDNVVDERDHELFVESQNRVRSMAMIHEKLYQSDSLNSINFSDYIETLLNSLIYDYTKDLGHIKLDLDIEKVDLNIETSVPCGLIINELVSNALKHAFPNGRPGKIMVKLHQDNDQFILEVGDDGIGYSEEEVPENEKKLGFNLVKSLLQQLDGSMEIQHGNGTVYRIVFSELKYQKRF, encoded by the coding sequence ATGGTGTCCTTGTTATTCATAATATGGTTTCCCCTCATCTGGCCGGTAATTAAACCCAGCCAACCAGATTCTCTTTCCATGATACTATCCATATCCTACCTTTTCCTGGATCTTATATTTTTATTGGGTGTAACCATAGTTCTATTCAGTGAAAACAAAAAGATCAATGTATTACCCATTTTGTTGTTGGCTCTGGGCATATTCCTACAAGTATTGGGGGACATGGCCTATGCTTACCATGTGGTAGTTCCCAATCTAGAATATTTATATTTTGCAGACCTTCTGTATAGTTCAACATCTTTCTTTGTTATCCTGGCCATAATATCATATTTAAATAAAATTAACATTGATATACGGGATTATTTATCAATTTACAGGAAACCACTTCTTTATAATGATTGGATTTCCTATTTGCCATTGATACTGGTACTTTTTACCTACAGTCTCCTACTAGTTACATCCCCAGACGCTGCTCTAATATGGGGAGTTGGAATCATTGTGACCCTGGTAATATTACGGCAAGTTATATCCTTAAATGAAATAAGAAAAGCCCAAATTACTCTAAAACGAAATAAAGAAATAATATCACAGAGGAAAGCACAGCTGGACTTCATCACCTCTAACATGCTAGATCTCATCAGTGAATCTGATGAAAAAGGTGTTTACAAGTATGTCAGTCCCTCATCAAAACAGTTATTAGGCTACTCCTCTGAAGATTTACTGGGCAAATCCATGTATGACTTCATACATCCCGATGATTCTGAAAAGGTAATTGAAAGCCTTAAAGAATCACAGGGAATTGCAGAAGGGATGCGAATACAATATCGATATAAAAATGCCGATGGAAACTATGTATGGCTGGAGACAACTGGAAAACCCGTTTTTGACGAAAAAGGTTTTCGGGGATTTATTTACAGCAGCAGGGATATTAGAGACCAGAAAAAAGCTGCTGAGTTTGTTAAAAAATCACTTAAAGAAAAAGAGGCCCTTCTCAGGGAGATCCACCACAGGGTGAATAACAATTTACAGATTATATCAAGTTTATTGAGTTTACAATCAGATAACGTGGTGGATGAGAGGGATCATGAACTATTTGTGGAAAGTCAAAACAGAGTCAGATCCATGGCCATGATCCATGAAAAACTCTATCAATCTGATAGTTTGAACTCAATAAACTTCTCAGATTATATTGAAACCCTCCTTAATAGTTTAATCTATGATTATACCAAAGATTTAGGGCATATTAAACTTGATCTGGATATTGAAAAAGTAGATTTGAACATTGAAACTTCTGTCCCCTGTGGTCTTATTATAAACGAACTGGTTTCCAATGCACTGAAACATGCTTTCCCCAATGGTAGACCAGGTAAAATCATGGTAAAACTACACCAGGATAATGATCAGTTCATACTAGAAGTGGGTGATGATGGAATAGGATACTCTGAAGAAGAAGTCCCTGAAAATGAAAAAAAGTTGGGTTTCAACCTGGTTAAATCATTACTACAACAGTTAGATGGGTCAATGGAAATTCAGCATGGTAATGGGACTGTGTATCGTATTGTCTTTTCTGAATTAAAGTACCAAAAACGGTTCTAA
- a CDS encoding TIGR04165 family Cys-rich peptide yields the protein MKTEDLNQECPKCGCKDKTVSQRKKDTSIDTCYIPHIPDGNVGVIICSECGHVFEYCKERKLKQEVKKIQL from the coding sequence ATGAAAACTGAAGATCTTAACCAGGAATGTCCCAAATGTGGTTGTAAAGATAAAACTGTTTCCCAGAGAAAGAAGGATACTTCAATTGACACTTGCTACATCCCCCATATTCCAGATGGTAATGTAGGAGTAATAATTTGTAGTGAATGTGGACATGTATTTGAATACTGCAAAGAACGCAAGCTAAAACAAGAAGTAAAGAAAATACAACTGTAG
- a CDS encoding peptidoglycan-binding domain-containing protein, whose protein sequence is MVALCALFMVIPAVGAVESSDTENTVVTNASADQDMKLGMTGDEVTKLQTWLQTQGFYKGKIDGEFGTYTEQAVKAFQQYVGIKDDGIVGNISRQNMKDLVNGNISPSSSSTSTSTSTGTYSKTGSSTKTGSSTSSAKAAYGTSKSYSNSYRSTSNGWSSGKGTGDCWDNSNALYGELTSSGQQARVVQYANSYVNNHRSVQVYQNGAWVDYNYKANGYSNRYYAQSSKPGMTVIK, encoded by the coding sequence GTGGTTGCATTGTGTGCACTTTTCATGGTAATCCCTGCAGTGGGAGCCGTGGAAAGTTCAGATACTGAAAACACGGTCGTGACTAACGCAAGCGCAGACCAAGACATGAAACTGGGAATGACTGGAGATGAAGTCACAAAATTACAGACCTGGTTACAAACCCAGGGATTTTACAAGGGTAAAATCGATGGTGAATTTGGTACCTACACTGAACAGGCTGTAAAAGCATTCCAGCAGTACGTTGGAATAAAAGATGATGGAATTGTGGGAAACATTTCCCGTCAGAACATGAAAGACCTGGTCAATGGAAACATTTCCCCATCCAGCAGCAGTACCTCAACCAGTACCTCAACTGGTACATATAGCAAAACTGGTAGTTCAACAAAAACTGGTAGTTCAACATCATCAGCTAAAGCTGCATACGGAACCAGCAAATCCTATTCTAATTCTTACAGATCCACCAGTAATGGTTGGAGCAGTGGAAAAGGAACTGGTGACTGCTGGGATAACAGTAACGCACTCTATGGTGAATTAACCTCATCCGGTCAACAAGCAAGAGTCGTACAGTATGCCAACAGCTATGTTAACAACCACCGATCCGTTCAGGTGTACCAGAACGGTGCATGGGTGGACTACAACTACAAAGCTAATGGATACTCAAACCGATACTACGCCCAGAGCAGTAAACCTGGAATGACTGTGATAAAGTAG
- a CDS encoding peptidoglycan-binding domain-containing protein, with protein sequence MKRNSTYAVLCMLCMLVAVIPISGAVDDQNNNAIGENPADGLSIGVTNSEIQETQDVLQKNKPFGEKTTEILGNNTTDGSLKLGSTGDKVKELQKWLTDYSYYSGDIDGNFGADTEKAVKAFQEEAGLIVDGVVGKDTTKAMENWDKYVAEVQAAAGESDTSYSSKSSSSSKSSYSSSKKSYATAVRSYTKRSYSSYGRKGVGDCWDNSAALYGQLTSSGQRARIVQYASSWASNHRSVQTWNGNSWVDYDYKGNGYAMRYYATSGSSSGKVIASS encoded by the coding sequence GTGAAGCGAAACTCTACCTATGCAGTATTATGTATGTTGTGCATGTTGGTCGCGGTTATACCAATTTCAGGTGCCGTGGATGATCAGAATAATAATGCAATAGGTGAGAATCCTGCCGATGGTTTGTCCATTGGGGTTACTAATTCTGAGATTCAAGAAACTCAGGACGTACTTCAGAAGAACAAGCCTTTTGGTGAGAAAACAACAGAAATATTAGGAAATAACACTACTGATGGTTCATTGAAGCTTGGATCTACCGGTGATAAGGTCAAAGAACTACAAAAATGGTTAACTGATTACAGCTACTACTCTGGTGATATTGACGGTAATTTCGGTGCTGACACTGAAAAGGCTGTTAAAGCTTTCCAGGAAGAAGCAGGTTTGATCGTTGACGGTGTTGTGGGAAAGGACACTACAAAGGCCATGGAAAACTGGGACAAGTATGTTGCAGAAGTCCAGGCTGCTGCCGGTGAAAGTGATACCAGTTACTCATCAAAGAGTTCAAGTTCAAGCAAATCATCCTATTCCTCTTCTAAAAAATCCTATGCTACTGCAGTAAGAAGCTACACTAAGAGATCTTACAGTAGTTACGGTCGAAAAGGAGTTGGTGACTGCTGGGATAACAGTGCAGCTTTATATGGTCAGTTGACTTCATCCGGACAGAGAGCCAGAATTGTACAGTACGCAAGTAGCTGGGCATCCAATCATCGTTCAGTTCAGACCTGGAATGGTAACAGCTGGGTTGACTACGACTACAAAGGTAATGGTTATGCCATGAGATACTACGCTACCAGTGGAAGCTCATCTGGAAAAGTGATTGCAAGCAGTTAA
- a CDS encoding NUDIX hydrolase, translated as MIDFVFGLSVRVFLTNDEGKILILKRSTDSKTNPGKWELPGGKVDQGESFDQALIREVYEETQLKISLEHVVGVSEQNLHLIRAVHIILSGEIVEGELNLSREHEGFAWVFFEDLPEYELADWLEDFVNNQDTPKNFESDDKHQFTRTVKPWLKSIQSSMDKIIKK; from the coding sequence ATGATCGATTTTGTATTCGGCCTTTCAGTGCGTGTTTTTTTAACTAATGATGAGGGTAAAATTCTAATTCTGAAAAGATCCACTGATTCAAAAACCAACCCAGGTAAATGGGAGCTCCCTGGAGGAAAGGTTGATCAGGGCGAATCATTTGACCAGGCCCTAATCCGGGAAGTATACGAGGAAACCCAACTAAAAATCTCACTGGAACATGTTGTAGGGGTGTCAGAACAAAACTTACATCTGATAAGGGCAGTGCACATCATACTATCTGGTGAAATAGTTGAAGGCGAACTAAATCTTAGCAGAGAACATGAAGGTTTCGCATGGGTATTTTTCGAAGATTTACCCGAATATGAGCTGGCTGACTGGTTAGAGGACTTTGTGAACAATCAAGATACACCAAAAAACTTTGAAAGTGATGATAAACATCAGTTTACCCGTACAGTTAAACCATGGTTGAAATCTATCCAGAGTTCCATGGATAAAATTATAAAAAAGTAG